The window TTTACTGGTTACCGTCGGATCAGCAACCATCGAAGTCAGAGCAGGATTCGAGCCCTCCTTACTTGCCGATGTCATTAAGACGCTCAAAACGGTATGCTAAGAGACATTCAGCCCGAACAGGTATACCTGGCCGCCGGATTTACGGATATGCGCAAGTCTATTGATGGGCTCGCTGTTCTTGTAAAAGAGGGATTTGAGCTTGATCCGTTCTCCTCAGCTTTATTTGTCTTTTGCAACCGCGGGCGGGACAAGCTGAAAATTTTGTACTGGGAGCACAACGGATTCTGGCTGTACTATCGACGGCTCGAACGCGGCAGATTTCGGTGGCCGACCGAGGCCAATGCTGCGCCGATCCGAGTCACCCGGCGGGAGCTTCGCTGGTTGCTGGACGGCCTTTCCCTCGAACAACGTCAGGCGCATACCGAGGTGAATGCCCGTACGGTGATCTGAGAATATTTC of the Ferviditalea candida genome contains:
- the tnpB gene encoding IS66 family insertion sequence element accessory protein TnpB (TnpB, as the term is used for proteins encoded by IS66 family insertion elements, is considered an accessory protein, since TnpC, encoded by a neighboring gene, is a DDE family transposase.); protein product: MLRDIQPEQVYLAAGFTDMRKSIDGLAVLVKEGFELDPFSSALFVFCNRGRDKLKILYWEHNGFWLYYRRLERGRFRWPTEANAAPIRVTRRELRWLLDGLSLEQRQAHTEVNARTVI